TGCTCAAGCCCGTGCGCCTCGAGCGGTTGCGTCAGGCGGTCGACCGGGTCGTCGAGCTCGGCGACACCGCGGGCCTCGGCGACGACGAGGTGCTGCCGGTCACGGTCGGATCCGTCGTGCGGTTCGTGCGCCGCAGCGAGGTGCGCTGGGTGCAGGCGCAGGGAGACTACTCCCGGCTGCACACCGGCGACGGCACAGGGCATCTGGTGCGCATCCCGATCTCGGAGCTGGAGGCTCGGTGGGCGGCGGCCGGATTCCTGCGCATCCATCGCTCCTCGCTCGTGCGCACGGTCGCCGTGACCGAGGCGCGTCTGTCCGGGGCGGAGCCCGCCGTGTCGATCGGCGCGGTCTCGCTGCCGGTCAGTCGGCGTCTGGTGCCGGCGGTGCGCGATGCCCTGCTGCGTGGAGAGGGCGCCGGATGACCGAGAAGCCGAAGCGCGTGCGCGTCACGGCCGACCTGCCCGATCGGCGACCAGCGACCTTCACCCGCGGCATCGCCCTGCCCGGCTCACCCGTGGACGAGGCGGATGCCGTGTACGCCCGGGCCCTGATGCGCAGCCAGCTCCGACTCGCGCTCGGCACGGTCGCCGGGTTCGTGGTCGTCGTGATCGCGCTCACCCTGACGATCGCCCTCATCCCCGAGATCGGACAGGTCCTGGTCTGGGGCCTGCCCTTGTCGTGGTTGCTGCAGGCGTACGCGTTCTATCCGATCATCGTCGTCTTCGCGGTGCTCTACGTGCGCACCGCCGCGCGCAACGAGCGTCGGTACCGGGCGCTCCGGGACCGCGAATGAACGTGGTGCTCGATCTCATCGGCGTCGCGCTCGTCATCGTCGCGACGCTGCTCATCGGGGTCTACGGACTGCGCATCTCCCGCACCACGGGAGACTTCTTCGTGGCGTCGCGCACCGTGCGACCCGTGTGGAACGCGTCGGCGATCAGTGGCGAGTACCTCTCGGCCGGTACGTTCCTCGGGCTGTCAGGCCTCGTATTGCTCGACGGCGCCCGCGGGTTCTGGTTCCCGATCGGATACGCGGCCGGCTACCTCCTGGTCCTCGCGTTCGTGGCGGCCCCGCTCCGACGCAGCGGCGCCTACACGATCCCCGACTTCATCGAGGCGCGCCTGGAGTCGACGTCGGCCCGACGTGTCACGAGCATCGCGGTGCTGGTGATCGGCTGGCTGTACATCGTGCCGCAGCTGCACGGTGCCGGCCTTACCCTGCTCGTCGTGGCCGGCCTGCCGGAATGGGTGGGAGCCGTCACCGTGGCGGTGCTCGTGGCTGCAGCGGTGGCCGCGGGCGGCATGCGCGCGATCACGTATGTGCAGGCGTTCCAGTACTGGCTCAAGCTCACCGCTCTCCTCGTGCCGGTCGTGTTCATCGCCTTCGCGCTCAGCGGCGGTCCGCACGACTTCGACCCCGCGCTGGTCTTCCCGGTCGAGGCCGGCCCCTCGGGGTTCGACGCCTACGAGACGGCCTCGCTGCTGCTTGCGCTGCTGCTGGGAACCATGGGTCTTCCCCATGTGCTGGTGCGCTTCTACACGAGTCCGACCGGGGTCTCGGCGCGACGCACAACGGTGATCGTGATCGGCATGGTCAGTGCGTTCTATGCGGTCTCGAGCACGATGGGCCTGCTGGCGCGCATCGCCGCTCCCGACCTCGCAGTGCCGGGCATCGCCGACACCGTGGTGCTGCTGCTGCCGTCCCGCGTCTTCCCCGGGGCGTTCGGCGAGCTGCTCACGGCATTGATCGTTGCCGGGGCGTTCGCGGCCTTCCTGGCGACATCTGCCGGCCTCGTGGTGTCGCTCGCCGGAGTGATCAGCCAGGACGTGTTCTCAGGATCGGTGCGCTCGTTCCGACTCTCGGCCGTGCTCTGTGCGCTGGTGCCGCTCGCCGTGGCGCTGCTCACGGCCCCGGCCGGTCTCGGATCGAGTGTCGGTGTGGTGTTCGTCGTGGCGGCGTCGACGTTGTCACCGGTCGTGCTGTTGGGAGTCTGGTGGCGAGGACTCACCGCTCGTGGGGCGGTCGCCGGGATGCTGTCCGGCGGTCTCGCCGCCGGCCTCGCGCTGCTCGTGCATGCCCTGATCGACGGCGTCGGGGCGGCGGCGCCGTACCTCGCCCAGCCCGCCGCCTGGACCATTCCCCTCGCGACGACGGTGACCGTCGTGGTCTCGATCCTCGACCCGCGGGGCCCGTCGCCGCGCACGGAACGCTTCCTCGCGCGGGTGCATACGCCAGAGCGCGGCTGAGTCAGACCGGCTCCGCGCGCAGCGTCCAGGCCGGCCACCAGCCATCGGGGAGACGGCCGAGAACGTCGGCGGCCTCGTCGAGACGCTTCGCGGGGATCGCCGGGTCGGGCTGGCCGCCACTGGATCGTCCGCTGCCGTCGGGGGTGTGGATCCGGGTGTGCAGCCAGCGCCGCTGTCCGACGGGGAAGACCTCCCTCAACCCTCCGGCCGCGATCGCGAGAAGGGTCTGCTCCAGGTGGTCGGCCACGCTCTCGGCGGTCTCGTCGCAGGCGTCGCAGGTGCATACGGGCGCACGGTCCCGGAACAAGGCCCCGGCTTCGATGTCGACGGACTCGGCCGACACCGTGAGGGTGATCGTCGCGCCCGTCGTGGGGCGCAGGCACATCACGCGGGCCCCCGATTCGGAGACCCGTCGGTCGACGTCGACGACGTACCAGGTCGCCAGGTGCTCGACCAGCGCGTCGACGACGGACAGCACGGGGGCGAAGCGCTCAGGATGGGAGACCCGCGAGTAGGCGTCGTCCGGCGGAGAGCCACCGGCCCAGCGGGACCCGTAGTCGATGACCCGGCCGTCGTCGTCGAAGAACTCCGGGATCGCGAGGGGCGGACGTGCGAACGCCATAGGGGCGACCACGAGGTCGACGTCGACCTCGTGGTGCGCGAGGGCACTCGACTCCAGGTCGTCGCGGTCGGCCTGGGGCCAGGAGGCGAGCATCTCTCGAAACGCCTCGCGCTGCTCCGGGTGCTCCACGATCGCCCGCAGCACGCCCGCGACCGGAATCGACATGGCCGAGGTACCGACCTCAGGCTCGCTCGTCATCCGCCACCTCGCCGCGGGATGCGCCACGGCTATCGCGTTCCCCAGGAACCGCGAGGCTGCCTCCGTCATCTCGGGAGCATCGAGGAGCTCGGCGTGCGCAGCGATGAAGTCCCACAGTGCGAAGAGGTCGGTCGCGAGGACGGCGGGGTCTGCATCGGAATCGCGTGCGAAGGCCGCGAAGGGCTTGAAGCCCTCCACGAATCGCGCGGGCGCGACCGACTCGACGCTCGGCCAGATCAACGTGGCGGATGCTGTGGCGCCCGGCATCGGCGCCAGAGTGCCGGGGAAGAGGTCCGACGTCGTCATCAGGATCAGATCCGGCGTCCGCGGGGCATCAACTGCACGTCGGGCAGCGGCGGAGCGGGGATTCGAATGTCGTGACCGCCGACGATGCCGAACCGTGCCGGCTCAGCAGCGGCCGACGACTCCGCCTCCCACGCGTCGCGCGCTGCGACGATCTCCTCGTGCGTGCGGCCGGCGAAGTTCCACCACATCACGATCTCGTCCTCGAACGGCTCGCCGCCGAGCAGGAACAGCAGCGCGCCCTCGTCGCTCGACACCTCCACCTCGTCGCGCGAGTCGCCGAGATACAGCAGGCCGTTGCGCTCGAGCGGATGCTCTGCCACCACGGCATCGCCCTCGACCAGCATCAGCGCGTGCTCCCAGCCCGAACGCAGCGGCAGGTGCACCCGCGAGCCGGAGGAGAGCACGATCTCGGCGCCCACGATCGGGGTGTGCACGGTGGCGGGGGAACGCACCCCGGCGAACTCGCCGAGCACGACGGTGGCCTCGGCATCCGCGCCCTC
This DNA window, taken from Microbacterium maritypicum, encodes the following:
- a CDS encoding LytR/AlgR family response regulator transcription factor — protein: MTIAPPIDVLVAEDERPALDELVHLLRTDPRVGEILTASSGAEALRVLSERAVRIAFLDIHMPGLNGMELARALMTLAEPPSVVFVTADEARAVEAFELRAADYLLKPVRLERLRQAVDRVVELGDTAGLGDDEVLPVTVGSVVRFVRRSEVRWVQAQGDYSRLHTGDGTGHLVRIPISELEARWAAAGFLRIHRSSLVRTVAVTEARLSGAEPAVSIGAVSLPVSRRLVPAVRDALLRGEGAG
- a CDS encoding sodium/solute symporter, whose product is MNVVLDLIGVALVIVATLLIGVYGLRISRTTGDFFVASRTVRPVWNASAISGEYLSAGTFLGLSGLVLLDGARGFWFPIGYAAGYLLVLAFVAAPLRRSGAYTIPDFIEARLESTSARRVTSIAVLVIGWLYIVPQLHGAGLTLLVVAGLPEWVGAVTVAVLVAAAVAAGGMRAITYVQAFQYWLKLTALLVPVVFIAFALSGGPHDFDPALVFPVEAGPSGFDAYETASLLLALLLGTMGLPHVLVRFYTSPTGVSARRTTVIVIGMVSAFYAVSSTMGLLARIAAPDLAVPGIADTVVLLLPSRVFPGAFGELLTALIVAGAFAAFLATSAGLVVSLAGVISQDVFSGSVRSFRLSAVLCALVPLAVALLTAPAGLGSSVGVVFVVAASTLSPVVLLGVWWRGLTARGAVAGMLSGGLAAGLALLVHALIDGVGAAAPYLAQPAAWTIPLATTVTVVVSILDPRGPSPRTERFLARVHTPERG
- a CDS encoding DUF6226 family protein; its protein translation is MTTSDLFPGTLAPMPGATASATLIWPSVESVAPARFVEGFKPFAAFARDSDADPAVLATDLFALWDFIAAHAELLDAPEMTEAASRFLGNAIAVAHPAARWRMTSEPEVGTSAMSIPVAGVLRAIVEHPEQREAFREMLASWPQADRDDLESSALAHHEVDVDLVVAPMAFARPPLAIPEFFDDDGRVIDYGSRWAGGSPPDDAYSRVSHPERFAPVLSVVDALVEHLATWYVVDVDRRVSESGARVMCLRPTTGATITLTVSAESVDIEAGALFRDRAPVCTCDACDETAESVADHLEQTLLAIAAGGLREVFPVGQRRWLHTRIHTPDGSGRSSGGQPDPAIPAKRLDEAADVLGRLPDGWWPAWTLRAEPV
- a CDS encoding pirin family protein, whose product is MIGQRRLILEPREVPLGGVRGMNVLRALPHRNLPTIGAWCFLDRFGPADTKMRVEPHPHIGLQTVTWPLVGEIRHRDSLGSDADLRRGQLNLMTAGNGISHSEYSIGDGPVPLDALQFWVVLPDSARHGAPGFERHTALPALAIPADEGADAEATVVLGEFAGVRSPATVHTPIVGAEIVLSSGSRVHLPLRSGWEHALMLVEGDAVVAEHPLERNGLLYLGDSRDEVEVSSDEGALLFLLGGEPFEDEIVMWWNFAGRTHEEIVAARDAWEAESSAAAEPARFGIVGGHDIRIPAPPLPDVQLMPRGRRI